The DNA window AAAATCTACCTTGATGAACCTTTTAGGATGTTTAGACACGCCTACTTCAGGAACCTACATCCTCAACGGAAAGGACGTAAGCCAAATGCAAGACGATGAATTGGCAGACATTCGAAATAAAGAAATTGGCTTTATATTCCAAACCTTCAATCTTTTGCCAAGAACCACCGCTTTAGACAATGTAGCTTTACCTATGATTTATGCTGGACATTCTAAATCAGAGCGAAATACTCGAGCTACTGAAGTACTAAAACAAGTGAATCTTGCCGATAGAATGGACCATCAACCCAACCAACTTTCGGGCGGTCAAAGACAAAGAGTGGCCATTGCCAGAGCCTTAGTCAACAAGCCTTCGATTATTCTTGCCGACGAACCTACAGGAAACCTCGATAGTAAAACTTCAGAGGAAATTATGGCTCTTTTAGAAGAAATCCACAAAAACGGCAACACCATTATAGTAGTAACCCACGAAGAAGATATTGCCGCTCACGCCAAAAGAATCATCAGAATGCGCGATGGAATGATTGAAAGTGATACAATAAAATAGATTAATCGCTTAATTGGTTAAACGATTAACCGATTAAGCAATTAACCGATTAAACATACAAAAATGAAAGTATACACTAAAACTGGCGACAAAGGTACTACAGCACTTTTCGGAGGAACTCGAGTTCCCAAAGACCATATTCGAATCGAAAGTTATGGTACAGTTGATGAATTGAATTCCTATATTGGACTGATTCGGGATCAAGAAATGAACCATCATTATCAAACTATTCTGATCGAAATTCAAGATCGCCTTTTTACTGTTGGTGCTATTCTAGCCACTCCACCTGAAAAAGAAGTAAAGAAGAATGGGGAACTGCGATTGCAAAATTTGGGAATTATAGACAGCGACATTGAATTACTCGAAAACGAAATCGACACGATGGAAGAAGCTTTGCCGCCAATGACTCATTTTGTATTACCTGGAGGGCATACTACTGTGTCATATTGTCATATTGCACGCTGTATTTGTCGTCGTGCAGAACGACTTGCGGTTCAATTAGACCACATCGAACCCATTCCTGGTATCGTCATAATGTACCTTAACCGACTTTCTGACTATCTTTTTGTATTGGCACGAAAGTTGTCATTTGACTTGAGCGCTGAGGAGGTAAAATGGATACCGAGAAAGTAGTCAGGTTGCAGATTTCAGGTTGCAGAAGGCAGAATTCAAATATTTAGACAACAGATTTGCAGTAATTCAAATAGATTTTCCTGCTACCAATCTGAAATCTGTAAACTGAAATCTGCTGTCTGAAAAAACGTTCTTAACTTTAACTAAAAATAAATGTTTTTTTACTTGTATTTTTCAGTAAAAAAATTATTTTTGCACAAAA is part of the Flavobacterium nackdongense genome and encodes:
- a CDS encoding ABC transporter ATP-binding protein, with translation MSNPLIKISQIKRDFALGNEIVYVLKGIDLEINKGEYVALMGPSGSGKSTLMNLLGCLDTPTSGTYILNGKDVSQMQDDELADIRNKEIGFIFQTFNLLPRTTALDNVALPMIYAGHSKSERNTRATEVLKQVNLADRMDHQPNQLSGGQRQRVAIARALVNKPSIILADEPTGNLDSKTSEEIMALLEEIHKNGNTIIVVTHEEDIAAHAKRIIRMRDGMIESDTIK
- a CDS encoding cob(I)yrinic acid a,c-diamide adenosyltransferase — protein: MKVYTKTGDKGTTALFGGTRVPKDHIRIESYGTVDELNSYIGLIRDQEMNHHYQTILIEIQDRLFTVGAILATPPEKEVKKNGELRLQNLGIIDSDIELLENEIDTMEEALPPMTHFVLPGGHTTVSYCHIARCICRRAERLAVQLDHIEPIPGIVIMYLNRLSDYLFVLARKLSFDLSAEEVKWIPRK